One stretch of Akkermansia sp. RCC_12PD DNA includes these proteins:
- a CDS encoding glycoside hydrolase family 16 protein, whose translation MMKKGLFAVLLAACLCASGKGENVNPPKTLPGGWVYMWGDEFNGTKINLKKWQPELGVVRNQGSQQTYTARPKNLRVKDGNLVLETHFEKFANINYKKSNAEWIKNTKFMPYTSGSVSTLKTKTFLFGRLEVRAKLPNKAKGIWPAIWLLGKNKWGWPTNGEIDMMENISQQPDVVYSTFHLSPDGVSKKDVSRGGTVKIDNLSDDFHIYVMEWDKDSIKLMVDDKLVKSIDLNTTNYANGAGNPFRTPFYLILNSAVGGQWCEKAPEDGTGYPVEFLIDYVRFYQTKEHMEQAKQFDPETGLPKKK comes from the coding sequence ATGATGAAGAAAGGCCTGTTTGCCGTATTGCTGGCGGCGTGTCTGTGTGCGTCCGGAAAGGGAGAAAACGTCAATCCTCCCAAAACTCTGCCGGGCGGCTGGGTGTACATGTGGGGCGACGAGTTCAACGGCACCAAGATCAACCTCAAGAAATGGCAGCCGGAACTGGGCGTAGTACGCAACCAGGGCTCCCAGCAGACATATACCGCGCGCCCGAAGAATTTGCGCGTGAAAGACGGCAATCTGGTGCTGGAGACCCATTTTGAGAAGTTTGCCAACATCAATTACAAGAAAAGCAATGCGGAATGGATTAAAAACACCAAATTCATGCCTTATACTTCCGGTTCCGTCAGCACGCTTAAAACGAAGACTTTCCTGTTCGGCAGGCTGGAAGTCCGCGCCAAACTTCCCAACAAGGCCAAGGGCATCTGGCCCGCCATCTGGCTGTTGGGCAAGAACAAGTGGGGATGGCCCACCAACGGGGAAATTGACATGATGGAAAATATTTCCCAACAGCCGGACGTGGTTTATTCCACTTTCCATTTAAGCCCGGACGGTGTCTCCAAGAAAGACGTTTCACGCGGCGGCACGGTGAAGATCGACAATCTTTCCGACGATTTCCATATCTACGTCATGGAATGGGACAAGGACAGCATCAAGCTGATGGTGGATGACAAGCTGGTAAAGTCTATCGATCTGAATACCACGAATTACGCGAATGGGGCGGGCAATCCCTTCCGCACGCCCTTTTATCTGATCCTCAATTCCGCTGTAGGCGGCCAATGGTGTGAAAAAGCGCCCGAGGATGGCACGGGATATCCGGTTGAGTTCCTGATTGACTATGTTCGTTTCTACCAGACCAAGGAACACATGGAGCAGGCCAAGCAGTTTGACCCGGAAACCGGTCTGCCGAAGAAGAAGTAA
- a CDS encoding FHA domain-containing protein — protein MPRLSILLPDGSEKTIVLPKNGEYFARIGRDEHCEIAIPSPSVSGEHALLQYKDGGYVIEDLGSTNGVKINGLTPMGPAALYEGDDIILGEVHLKFSEEPVSLPVSGTDGGNRQEESFSPAMQNLQQLADQATRTARKNYMWMALYAVLMFFLALFAGVTYKHYKVTGELLPLQWLGIESPKEALKSLENQETQKNQEEAPQE, from the coding sequence ATGCCCCGCCTTTCCATTCTGCTGCCTGACGGTTCCGAGAAAACCATCGTTCTCCCGAAAAACGGCGAATATTTCGCTCGTATCGGTCGGGATGAACATTGTGAAATTGCCATTCCCTCTCCTTCCGTATCAGGAGAACATGCGTTGCTCCAGTACAAGGACGGCGGTTATGTCATCGAAGACCTGGGTTCCACCAACGGCGTCAAAATCAACGGCCTGACTCCCATGGGGCCTGCCGCCCTGTATGAAGGGGACGATATTATTTTGGGAGAGGTGCATTTGAAGTTCTCTGAAGAACCGGTTTCCCTCCCGGTCTCCGGAACGGACGGAGGGAACAGACAGGAAGAATCCTTTTCTCCCGCCATGCAGAATTTGCAGCAGCTTGCGGACCAGGCTACCCGCACGGCACGGAAAAATTACATGTGGATGGCCTTGTATGCCGTTCTGATGTTTTTCCTGGCGCTGTTCGCCGGGGTGACTTACAAGCATTACAAGGTTACCGGAGAACTCCTTCCCTTGCAGTGGCTGGGCATTGAGTCGCCCAAGGAAGCCCTGAAGTCTCTTGAAAATCAGGAAACGCAGAAGAATCAGGAGGAAGCCCCGCAGGAATAG
- the typA gene encoding translational GTPase TypA yields MSDPSKFRNLAIIAHVDHGKTTLVDQLLQAGGAYRANQAVQERAMDSMDLEREKGITIKAKNTSILWNGYTINIVDTPGHADFGGEVERVMKMVDGVLLVVDAFEGPQAQTRFVLRKALQEGLMPIVVINKIDRPHADPAAVHDQVLELFLELGATDEQFEAPFVYGSARDGYFMNSMEGEPPVDCTPLLFKIVEHIPAPKDADPDGEFKMLVSNIDWDDYVGRVAIGRITSGSVKKGDTVWLHQSGGACVSGKVTRMFEYSGLGTTDSAVGVAGNIVGVAGFENVNIGETLGGSQETEALPFVAIDPPTISMEFSINNGPFGGRDGKNVTSRVIRDRLMREMRTNISIQVEDTDKAGVFSVSARGAMQIAVLVETMRRENYELCVSRPTVIMKRDENDRLTEPYETIYVEVPDEYSNGVMKLLNARKGQMEDMVCKEGTGHTFIQAYIPTRGIIGFEFELVNLTSGHGIFSHLFRDYGPYAGEITTRTTGTLVSMETGVSTPFALAALEERGRLFVGPQEDIYEGQIVGENPRQMDMPVNPCKEKHLNNIRSATKGDGIQLSPPVNFSLERAIEYIEADELVEATPHFIRLRKRILNANDRVRESRKAGN; encoded by the coding sequence ATGTCAGATCCTTCCAAGTTCCGCAATCTCGCCATCATCGCTCACGTCGACCATGGAAAAACGACCCTGGTTGACCAACTTCTGCAGGCGGGCGGCGCCTACCGGGCCAACCAGGCCGTGCAGGAACGCGCCATGGATTCCATGGATCTGGAACGGGAAAAAGGTATCACGATCAAGGCAAAGAACACTTCCATTCTCTGGAACGGATACACCATCAACATCGTTGATACTCCTGGGCACGCCGACTTCGGCGGTGAAGTGGAACGCGTGATGAAGATGGTGGACGGCGTTCTTCTGGTGGTGGATGCCTTTGAAGGACCGCAGGCCCAGACGCGCTTTGTGCTCCGCAAGGCTCTCCAGGAAGGATTGATGCCTATCGTGGTGATCAACAAGATCGACCGTCCGCACGCCGATCCCGCCGCCGTGCATGACCAGGTGCTGGAACTGTTCCTTGAACTGGGCGCTACGGATGAACAGTTTGAAGCCCCTTTCGTGTACGGCTCCGCCCGCGACGGCTATTTTATGAATTCCATGGAAGGGGAACCTCCCGTGGACTGCACCCCCCTCCTGTTCAAAATTGTGGAACATATCCCCGCGCCAAAGGATGCAGACCCGGATGGGGAGTTCAAGATGCTCGTTTCCAACATTGACTGGGATGATTATGTAGGCCGCGTGGCCATCGGCCGCATCACTTCCGGTTCCGTCAAGAAAGGAGACACCGTCTGGCTCCACCAGAGCGGGGGAGCCTGCGTTTCCGGCAAGGTCACCCGCATGTTTGAATATTCCGGCCTGGGCACCACGGATTCCGCCGTGGGCGTGGCGGGAAACATCGTGGGCGTGGCGGGATTTGAAAACGTAAACATTGGTGAAACGCTCGGCGGTTCTCAGGAGACGGAAGCCCTGCCGTTCGTGGCGATTGACCCGCCTACGATTTCCATGGAATTTTCCATCAACAACGGCCCCTTTGGCGGCCGTGACGGCAAAAACGTTACTTCCCGCGTGATTCGCGACCGCCTGATGCGGGAGATGCGTACGAATATTTCCATCCAGGTGGAGGATACGGACAAGGCCGGCGTGTTCTCCGTTTCCGCCCGCGGGGCCATGCAGATTGCCGTGCTTGTGGAAACCATGCGCCGTGAAAATTACGAGCTGTGCGTTTCCCGTCCCACCGTGATCATGAAAAGGGATGAGAACGACCGCCTGACGGAGCCGTACGAGACGATTTACGTGGAAGTGCCGGACGAATATTCCAACGGCGTCATGAAGCTCCTGAACGCCCGCAAGGGACAGATGGAAGACATGGTATGCAAGGAAGGCACGGGCCATACCTTCATCCAGGCGTACATCCCCACCCGCGGCATCATCGGGTTTGAATTCGAGCTGGTGAACCTGACGTCCGGCCACGGCATTTTCTCCCACCTGTTCCGGGATTACGGCCCCTACGCCGGGGAAATCACCACGCGCACCACGGGCACGCTTGTTTCCATGGAAACGGGAGTTTCCACTCCCTTCGCCCTGGCCGCCCTGGAAGAGCGCGGACGCCTGTTCGTGGGGCCGCAGGAGGACATTTACGAAGGGCAGATCGTGGGTGAAAACCCACGCCAGATGGACATGCCCGTGAATCCGTGCAAGGAAAAGCATTTAAACAACATCCGTTCCGCCACGAAGGGGGACGGCATCCAGCTTTCACCTCCCGTCAACTTCTCCCTGGAACGCGCCATTGAATACATTGAAGCGGATGAACTGGTAGAGGCTACTCCTCATTTCATCCGCCTGCGCAAGCGCATCCTGAACGCCAACGACCGCGTCCGGGAATCCCGCAAGGCAGGGAACTAG
- a CDS encoding SEL1-like repeat protein, whose product MIKYIFYLICFFICPVGTAAVHTEFVPQIRQEKNSLAFQLVVDDFSNWKTDFFSVSEKENDACRLIKDEHIPVVEVVKKLQSLEETGDNCAARALAGMYLQGEKLPYARLDALKILKKAAGRGDKVSKRIIGQMLLDFQYTDFSPVNAFSFLKEAKEGGDPEAAVLFTTACILEDLEEGKESAEEIQELKELSEKGSPLAQMYLLLTRKTLLKQAGKDTGKIDEAIIQLALPSPRLTYIAALNQTGERQKECMEKLVKANHPLGIILKAKTYMADGDWSIAAFMLSKPPINKMPEAQHQLGAYLFLSFMNQSDPDLKEHLREKFISSLRSAADQHHRKAEYKLASFLMLAGPSLIENYSTQEKMRMVDVLKREALSGDAVAMNNYGYHCLTGFYSRKNLKEAEKWLLKAVQENYVPALTNLALLHAGEFNDGTEGDAPINYKKSIEFLEKAKEMGDTDAQRHIDYLKEISSKHQKTKSENL is encoded by the coding sequence ATGATTAAATACATATTTTATCTCATCTGTTTCTTCATATGCCCCGTAGGGACTGCAGCAGTTCATACTGAATTCGTACCACAAATTCGGCAAGAAAAGAATTCACTGGCTTTTCAGCTTGTCGTTGACGATTTCAGTAATTGGAAAACCGATTTCTTCAGCGTTTCCGAAAAAGAAAATGATGCTTGCCGCCTGATAAAAGACGAACATATTCCCGTTGTTGAAGTGGTCAAAAAACTCCAGTCCCTGGAAGAAACAGGAGACAACTGTGCGGCCCGAGCATTAGCGGGTATGTATTTACAAGGAGAAAAACTCCCATACGCCCGGCTTGATGCCCTTAAAATTCTGAAAAAGGCGGCAGGCCGGGGAGACAAGGTATCCAAACGGATAATCGGTCAAATGCTGCTTGATTTTCAGTACACGGATTTTTCCCCGGTAAATGCATTTTCCTTTTTAAAGGAAGCAAAAGAAGGGGGAGATCCGGAAGCGGCTGTTCTTTTCACGACCGCCTGCATTTTAGAGGACCTCGAAGAAGGGAAAGAATCTGCGGAAGAAATTCAAGAATTGAAAGAACTCTCGGAAAAAGGTTCTCCACTGGCCCAGATGTATCTTCTTCTCACCCGGAAGACACTCCTGAAGCAAGCAGGAAAAGATACAGGAAAGATTGATGAAGCCATAATCCAATTAGCTTTACCATCCCCTCGCCTGACTTACATTGCAGCCTTGAACCAGACAGGGGAGCGGCAAAAAGAATGTATGGAAAAGCTTGTCAAAGCCAATCATCCTCTTGGAATCATTCTAAAGGCAAAAACCTATATGGCAGACGGAGACTGGAGCATAGCTGCCTTCATGTTGTCCAAGCCGCCCATCAATAAAATGCCGGAAGCCCAACATCAATTGGGAGCGTATCTGTTTCTCAGCTTCATGAACCAATCCGATCCGGACCTCAAGGAACATTTGAGAGAGAAATTCATCTCTTCCTTACGGTCCGCGGCCGACCAGCATCACCGAAAAGCGGAGTACAAGCTTGCTTCCTTTTTAATGCTTGCAGGACCATCTCTCATCGAAAATTATTCTACCCAGGAAAAAATGCGAATGGTTGACGTTTTAAAACGGGAAGCGCTGAGTGGGGATGCTGTGGCCATGAATAATTATGGTTATCATTGTCTGACAGGTTTTTATTCAAGGAAGAACCTGAAGGAAGCTGAAAAATGGCTGTTGAAAGCAGTTCAGGAAAACTATGTTCCTGCTTTAACTAATCTGGCCCTGCTTCACGCCGGAGAATTCAATGATGGAACCGAGGGAGACGCTCCCATCAATTATAAAAAATCAATAGAATTTTTGGAAAAAGCAAAAGAAATGGGAGATACCGATGCACAACGGCACATTGATTATCTCAAGGAAATCTCTTCCAAACATCAAAAAACCAAATCAGAAAACCTGTAA
- a CDS encoding RHS repeat-associated core domain-containing protein produces MNWDLSTTITAFNPADGRWINRDPIAEVGVWNLYKFVKNNGLNNIDILGLNEIIISGGCNTNTGGINQSSIYFDRFLSYLAFSAVQKVSGWGFHDQNWSNFIIAAEEQIKKRKGLLKPGEQIEWLVEYETYRIRAMNDMHGGQYYLDQIQKKAQELGVVLRFYKTKSDLASLINSVQVYVLDNATGTLTTAFMERTAQDKISRFVYYGHGEPGSLNPRYPFPTHGLPDNSFSITNNDIQQGIFKKGSFIKGAVVISCGCRTATPPGPGKPSFTQVWEGFFGTVMYGVDGRTSYAKPEKPVPSEQEKAHYVPSAPPL; encoded by the coding sequence ATGAACTGGGACTTGTCTACTACAATTACCGCCTTCAACCCCGCTGATGGCAGATGGATCAATCGAGATCCTATTGCGGAAGTTGGAGTCTGGAATTTGTATAAGTTCGTTAAGAATAATGGATTAAATAACATTGACATTTTGGGGCTTAATGAAATTATTATCAGTGGAGGTTGTAATACAAATACAGGAGGCATTAATCAATCATCCATTTATTTTGATCGTTTTCTTTCATATCTTGCCTTTTCTGCTGTACAAAAAGTATCTGGTTGGGGATTTCACGATCAAAACTGGTCAAATTTTATCATTGCCGCTGAAGAGCAAATCAAAAAACGCAAGGGATTACTCAAACCCGGCGAACAAATAGAGTGGTTGGTTGAATATGAAACTTATAGAATACGAGCAATGAATGACATGCACGGTGGTCAATATTATCTAGATCAAATTCAAAAAAAAGCTCAGGAATTAGGTGTTGTATTAAGATTCTATAAAACAAAATCAGATTTAGCCTCCCTTATCAATTCGGTTCAGGTATATGTATTAGATAATGCTACAGGAACTTTAACCACAGCCTTCATGGAAAGGACAGCGCAAGACAAAATCTCCCGCTTCGTCTATTATGGTCACGGAGAACCGGGAAGTTTAAATCCACGATATCCTTTTCCAACCCATGGGCTACCTGACAATAGTTTCTCCATAACTAACAATGATATTCAACAAGGGATTTTTAAAAAAGGAAGTTTTATAAAGGGTGCAGTCGTCATCAGTTGTGGTTGTAGAACAGCTACCCCACCAGGACCAGGTAAACCATCTTTTACCCAAGTATGGGAAGGATTTTTTGGTACGGTTATGTACGGAGTCGATGGTAGAACCAGTTACGCAAAGCCAGAGAAACCAGTTCCATCAGAACAAGAAAAAGCACACTACGTGCCTTCAGCTCCCCCTCTTTAG
- a CDS encoding DUF805 domain-containing protein, translated as MPPLSPSFDGYNLATAVKSVFRKYARFSGRATLSEFWYWTLGQTVIFILLWMLSLAFMLNLFIFNDPQQMPPSRVFNHVLAGESPVLLWALSTLLPSLAVGCRRLHDTNKSGALLLLNLIPLAGPILLIIFFCEDSQRGTNQYGPSEKYPEDSDRAGFVPPGRIPAP; from the coding sequence ATGCCCCCTCTCTCTCCTTCTTTTGACGGCTATAACTTGGCCACAGCCGTCAAAAGCGTTTTCCGCAAATACGCGCGCTTTTCAGGCCGCGCCACCTTGTCCGAATTCTGGTACTGGACATTGGGACAAACGGTGATTTTCATTCTCTTGTGGATGCTCAGCCTGGCATTTATGCTGAACCTTTTTATTTTCAATGATCCCCAACAGATGCCTCCCTCCAGGGTTTTCAACCATGTTCTGGCAGGAGAAAGTCCGGTGCTGTTATGGGCGCTCTCCACGCTACTCCCTTCTCTGGCCGTGGGATGCAGACGCCTGCATGATACCAATAAAAGCGGCGCGCTTCTTCTGCTGAACCTCATTCCGCTGGCGGGCCCCATCCTTCTCATCATCTTTTTTTGCGAGGACAGCCAGCGGGGAACAAACCAATACGGCCCTTCGGAAAAATATCCGGAAGACAGCGATCGGGCCGGTTTTGTTCCCCCCGGACGTATTCCGGCTCCCTAG
- the obgE gene encoding GTPase ObgE, with the protein MFVDNIRIFAKAGKGGNGLVSFRRAKFVPKGGPDGGDGGDGGSVILEVDPHTNDLRSFFYDPKLIATDGVGGQGAKKHGKNGKSVIGKVPPGTIIYRSNASSMSEATWLEREGDGIELEKIADLTEIGTRFTLCQGGIGGKGNWHFRSATNQAPTEAELGTEGEEGVFFMELRRIADAGLVGYPNAGKSTLLGDISAAKPKVANYPFTTLQPIIGVVEFNSFRRCVVADIPGIIEGAHRNRGLGHEFLRHITRCKVLVFVLDMAGSEGRDPIEDLQNLRTEIKLYSEDLAKQPWFVVANKMDLEGAEDNLANFRLRFPKVDVIPLSALNGDGVAQLKSKLDQLVGYKFVH; encoded by the coding sequence ATGTTTGTTGACAACATCCGCATATTTGCCAAGGCAGGAAAGGGAGGAAACGGGCTGGTCAGCTTCCGCAGGGCCAAATTCGTGCCCAAGGGCGGCCCGGACGGCGGGGACGGCGGCGATGGCGGTAGCGTCATTCTGGAAGTGGACCCGCACACGAATGACCTGCGTTCCTTTTTTTACGATCCCAAGCTGATCGCTACGGACGGCGTAGGCGGCCAGGGAGCTAAAAAACACGGCAAAAACGGGAAATCCGTCATCGGGAAAGTTCCGCCCGGCACCATCATCTACCGCAGCAATGCCTCTTCCATGTCGGAAGCCACGTGGCTGGAGCGGGAAGGCGACGGCATTGAACTGGAAAAAATCGCGGACCTGACGGAAATAGGAACCCGGTTCACGCTGTGCCAGGGCGGCATCGGCGGCAAAGGCAACTGGCACTTCCGTTCCGCCACCAACCAGGCTCCCACGGAAGCGGAACTGGGCACGGAAGGGGAGGAAGGCGTCTTTTTCATGGAACTGCGCCGCATTGCGGACGCTGGGCTGGTGGGCTACCCCAATGCCGGCAAAAGCACGCTGCTGGGCGATATTTCCGCAGCCAAGCCGAAAGTCGCCAACTACCCGTTCACGACGCTTCAACCCATCATCGGCGTGGTAGAATTCAACAGTTTCCGCCGCTGCGTGGTAGCGGACATTCCCGGCATCATTGAAGGCGCGCACCGCAACCGTGGCCTGGGACACGAATTCCTGCGTCATATCACACGCTGTAAGGTACTCGTCTTCGTTCTGGACATGGCCGGAAGCGAAGGACGCGACCCCATCGAAGACCTGCAAAACCTCCGCACGGAAATCAAACTTTACAGCGAAGACCTTGCCAAACAGCCCTGGTTTGTCGTTGCCAATAAAATGGACCTGGAAGGTGCGGAAGACAATCTGGCTAACTTCAGACTGCGCTTCCCGAAGGTGGACGTAATCCCCCTTTCCGCCCTCAACGGAGACGGCGTCGCACAGCTCAAAAGCAAGCTTGATCAACTCGTAGGCTATAAATTCGTTCACTGA
- a CDS encoding methylated-DNA--[protein]-cysteine S-methyltransferase, translating into MNTNFPEKCWAMLHQTPLGPVGIIENGTAITHIFWGHMDQPQQLPWKNTPLLQQAASQLDEYFRGIRRIFDLPLAPQGTPFEEAVWQALLTIPYGETRSYADIARQTGRPSACRPVGRANGRNPISIIIPCHRVIGANKKLTGYAGGLSIKQYLLELEQGATSPFLLLPEEQHMHRNLSTTC; encoded by the coding sequence ATGAATACAAATTTTCCCGAGAAATGCTGGGCAATGCTTCATCAAACTCCCCTGGGGCCGGTCGGCATCATAGAAAACGGAACAGCCATCACGCATATCTTTTGGGGACACATGGATCAGCCGCAACAACTGCCATGGAAGAATACCCCCCTGCTGCAACAGGCGGCCAGCCAGCTTGACGAATACTTCCGGGGGATACGCCGCATTTTTGACCTGCCGCTCGCTCCTCAGGGCACTCCTTTTGAAGAAGCCGTCTGGCAGGCTCTTCTAACCATTCCCTACGGGGAGACAAGAAGCTATGCCGACATCGCCCGGCAAACGGGCAGGCCGTCTGCCTGCCGCCCCGTAGGCCGTGCCAACGGGCGCAATCCCATAAGCATTATTATTCCCTGCCACAGGGTCATCGGCGCCAACAAAAAACTGACCGGGTATGCAGGAGGATTGTCCATCAAACAATACCTGCTTGAACTGGAACAGGGAGCGACATCTCCCTTCCTGCTCTTGCCGGAAGAGCAACACATGCACCGGAACCTTTCCACCACCTGTTAA
- the ilvE gene encoding branched-chain-amino-acid transaminase — protein MKIWLDGKLVEQEEAKTSVFDHGTLYGDGIFEGIRFYNRRVFRLEDHMDRLFNCAHYLLLDMPYSKEELSKAVCETAAASGLDDGYIRLVVTRGIGNLGLNPFNCKRSCVYIIADKIALYDPAVYENGLSLITSSIRRNRPDTICPQVKSLNYLNNILAKVEAVRQGAAEALMLNDQGNVAECTGDNIFIVKDGTVYTPPVTDGALDGITRRVVLEICREQQIPAEEKTMNRFTVTCADECFLTGTAAECVPVTKLDSYELGSGKIGPVTARILARFQELTQHTGTEF, from the coding sequence ATGAAGATTTGGTTAGACGGCAAGCTAGTGGAACAGGAGGAAGCCAAGACCTCCGTGTTTGATCATGGCACACTTTACGGCGACGGTATTTTTGAGGGCATCCGCTTTTACAACAGGCGCGTCTTCCGGCTGGAAGACCACATGGACCGCCTGTTCAACTGCGCCCATTACCTGCTGCTGGACATGCCCTACAGCAAGGAGGAACTGTCCAAAGCCGTTTGCGAAACCGCGGCGGCCTCCGGCCTGGACGACGGCTATATCCGCCTGGTAGTCACGCGCGGCATCGGCAACCTGGGCCTCAATCCCTTCAACTGCAAGCGTTCCTGTGTTTATATCATCGCGGATAAAATAGCCCTGTACGATCCGGCAGTTTATGAAAACGGCCTGTCCCTGATCACCAGTTCCATCCGCCGCAATCGTCCGGACACCATTTGCCCGCAGGTGAAATCCCTCAATTACCTCAACAATATCCTGGCCAAGGTGGAAGCCGTGCGCCAGGGAGCGGCAGAAGCCCTGATGCTGAACGACCAGGGCAACGTGGCGGAATGCACGGGGGACAACATCTTCATCGTGAAGGACGGTACCGTTTATACGCCCCCGGTGACGGACGGTGCGCTGGACGGCATCACCCGCCGCGTCGTTCTGGAAATCTGCCGTGAGCAGCAAATCCCGGCGGAAGAAAAAACCATGAACCGCTTCACGGTCACGTGTGCGGACGAATGCTTCCTGACCGGAACGGCCGCGGAATGCGTTCCCGTTACCAAACTGGACAGCTACGAGCTGGGTTCCGGCAAAATCGGGCCCGTGACCGCCCGCATTCTGGCACGCTTCCAGGAACTGACCCAGCACACGGGCACGGAATTTTAA
- a CDS encoding cob(I)yrinic acid a,c-diamide adenosyltransferase, producing MSVITKRGDDGETDLMFGRRSPKTAPRIEAYGTVDELNSLIGVVRHSGVNPRTVVVLDGVQARLVGAMGELATLEEDLPKYDAKGYARITAEDVAWLEEQAHILEKECDIRFKGWARPGKEGSLGSAYLDLARSVCRRAERRVVALRLDNALSNINTALFLNRLSDLCWVLARFEALDAKEKTGDQG from the coding sequence ATGAGCGTGATAACCAAGCGTGGAGACGATGGCGAAACGGATCTGATGTTCGGCAGGCGCAGCCCCAAAACGGCGCCGCGCATAGAAGCATATGGAACCGTGGATGAATTGAATTCCCTGATAGGCGTCGTGCGGCATTCCGGAGTAAATCCGCGTACGGTGGTTGTGCTGGACGGCGTTCAGGCCCGTCTGGTGGGCGCCATGGGGGAACTTGCCACGCTGGAGGAGGATTTGCCGAAGTACGATGCCAAGGGTTATGCCCGTATTACGGCGGAGGACGTAGCATGGCTGGAGGAACAGGCCCACATACTGGAAAAGGAATGCGACATCCGTTTCAAAGGCTGGGCGCGCCCCGGCAAGGAAGGATCTCTGGGATCCGCCTATCTGGATCTGGCCCGTTCCGTCTGCCGCCGCGCGGAACGCCGGGTGGTGGCATTGAGACTGGACAACGCCTTAAGCAATATAAACACCGCCCTGTTCCTGAACCGCCTGTCCGACCTCTGCTGGGTTCTGGCCCGTTTTGAAGCTCTGGACGCGAAAGAAAAGACAGGGGATCAGGGATAA
- a CDS encoding aminoglycoside phosphotransferase family protein, with the protein MNAPLSTPADPDQLLSRIAGIGDLFAIEGEFVTGKEIPSGHINTTYKATYRKSDGTEDSYILQRINDYVFKDPRAVMRNVEKVTRHINWKVLRRVKDSAGQTLNLYPARGGRNYIDIPGDGIWRCYNYLAGTHTYDVVENTRQAYQAGFAFGSFQDLISDMNPDDIVETIPGFHHTRNRYNRLMEVAKQDPRGRLSSCRAELEFIRAREQDVDRLLDLQTKGILPTRITHNDTKINNVMLDEDTDHAVCVIDLDTVMPGLVLYDFGDMVRTVTPPTEEDEEDLSKVRMRMPMFQSIVEGYLQAAHGFLTQAEIDQLAFSGKLITLEIGIRFLTDYLEGDQYFKVSRSGHNLSRCRTQLKLVECIEQELPAMEQYVQRLARGLTRK; encoded by the coding sequence ATGAACGCTCCGCTCTCCACGCCAGCCGATCCCGACCAGCTACTGAGCCGCATTGCCGGAATTGGAGACCTTTTCGCCATTGAAGGGGAATTCGTCACCGGCAAGGAAATACCCAGCGGCCACATCAACACCACCTACAAGGCCACCTACCGCAAAAGCGACGGAACGGAAGACTCCTACATTCTGCAGCGCATCAACGACTACGTCTTCAAGGACCCCCGGGCCGTTATGCGCAACGTGGAAAAAGTTACCCGTCACATCAACTGGAAAGTACTGCGCCGCGTGAAAGACTCCGCCGGTCAGACCCTCAATCTTTACCCGGCGCGCGGCGGCCGCAACTACATAGACATCCCCGGAGACGGAATCTGGCGCTGTTACAACTACCTGGCCGGCACGCATACTTACGACGTAGTGGAAAACACGCGCCAAGCCTATCAGGCCGGTTTCGCCTTCGGATCTTTCCAGGACCTGATCAGCGACATGAATCCGGACGACATTGTGGAAACCATTCCCGGCTTTCATCACACCCGGAACCGCTACAACCGCCTCATGGAAGTTGCGAAACAAGATCCCCGGGGGCGGCTTTCCTCCTGCCGGGCAGAGCTGGAATTCATCAGGGCGCGGGAGCAGGACGTAGACCGTCTCCTGGACCTCCAGACAAAAGGAATACTGCCCACCCGCATTACCCACAACGACACCAAGATCAACAACGTCATGCTGGACGAAGACACGGACCACGCCGTCTGCGTCATTGATCTGGATACGGTTATGCCCGGCCTCGTCCTGTACGACTTCGGGGACATGGTGCGCACCGTCACTCCGCCAACGGAAGAAGATGAGGAAGACCTGAGCAAAGTCCGCATGCGCATGCCCATGTTCCAATCCATTGTGGAAGGTTATCTGCAGGCTGCCCATGGATTCCTGACCCAGGCGGAAATAGACCAGCTCGCCTTTTCCGGAAAGCTCATCACGCTGGAAATCGGGATCCGCTTCCTTACGGACTATCTGGAAGGGGACCAGTACTTCAAGGTTTCCCGGTCCGGACATAACCTGAGCCGCTGCCGGACACAGCTTAAGCTGGTGGAATGCATTGAACAGGAACTTCCAGCCATGGAGCAGTATGTCCAGAGGCTGGCCAGGGGCCTGACCAGGAAATAG